A window of Vulpes lagopus strain Blue_001 chromosome 21, ASM1834538v1, whole genome shotgun sequence contains these coding sequences:
- the RHNO1 gene encoding RAD9, HUS1, RAD1-interacting nuclear orphan protein 1, producing MPPKKKRCQPSRKAQLLFQQEPLEGPKHHYGSPQRPITHTRQVSSKPIDHNTITSWVSPQFNMTAESCFPVNQKGHHRNQARPSSRKSTTSKFPHLTFESPPLSSGSATHGTPLTSECPDQSEKRISGRLLVPMLSPQSFKEASAHMLQDLSYLFIPPDIQTPESSFVKEGPVPPGQREGSLPSCSFHTSTPKSLEPGPVLVKDTPEEKYGIKVTWRRRRHLFTYLRERGKLNKDQFLVKNSLDFSDTSSLKKFS from the exons atgcCTCCCAAAAAAAAACGCTGCCAACCTTCCCGGAAAGCCCAGCTGCTATTCCAACAAGAACCACTGGAGGGCCCCAAACACCACTATGGCTCTCCCCAGCGTCCCATCACCCACACTAGACAGGTGTCCAGCAAGCCCATTGACCACAACACCATCACTTCCTGG GTATCACCTCAGTTTAATATGACAGCAGAAAGCTGCTTCCCGGTGAACCAGAAAGGTCATCACCGAAACCAGGCAAGACCTTCAAGTCGAAAATCTACCACCTCCAAGTTCCCACATCTAACATTTGAGAGTCCACCCTTGTCTTCTGGTTCAGCCACACATGGGACCCCCTTAACCAGTGAATGCCCCGATCAGTCAGAGAAGCGCATTTCCGGAAGGCTCTTAGTTCCAATGCTCAGTCCTCAAAGCTTTAAGGAAGCATCAGCACACATGCTTCAAGACTTATCGTACCTGTTCATTCCACCTGATATCCAGACCCCAGAGTCCTCGTTTGTGAAGGAGGGTCCCGTTCCCCCAGGTCAGAGGGAAGGGAGCCTTCCAAGCTGCTCCTTCCACACTAGTACTCCCAAGAGCCTAGAGCCTGGGCCTGTTCTAGTTAAAGACACTCCTGAGGAGAAGTATGGGATCAAGGTCACGTGGAGGAGACGACGCCACTTGTTCACTTAcctcagggagagagggaagctgaACAAAGACCAGTTCCTTGTGAAAAACTCACTGGATTTCTCAGACACCAGCAGTCTCAAGAAATTTTCATAA